Proteins encoded by one window of Dendropsophus ebraccatus isolate aDenEbr1 chromosome 4, aDenEbr1.pat, whole genome shotgun sequence:
- the INTS5 gene encoding integrator complex subunit 5 — MISSQPQGVTPQLSPQELSLQIKSFLTGSDPQHGQKLSLRDHARCSLLLLRCLPPARHAVLEHLRSVFHDSVSSFLNERDSQDCLPQSSSSQRRAPPPPPSTPGLDEVTKEVHKVLEEFIKLNPRAWAPLISAWSIELMGQLSSKHSNRQGMPHSTSLNELLQLWMSCGATRVLMDIYTLCLSTMIDSCPDACVDALLDTSVQHSPHFDWVVAHIGNSFPSTIISRVLSCGLKDFCAHSSMSETPEKRVPKLGSVVGILGHLSSRHGNSIRQEILRMFHESLRPGSKQQRATLPYLLQLVALSPSLLGTVCQDLVDSLKPSTLAQLQQHCSTLPRDELDNMLNLCIHLACQTSTGAPRLLRFLLDTAMPASVITTPGLAVHDSVREACDRIVRLLLLSLQKQVYGRTGGRASSDAPPKAVPFLDAMRGYLPELCAEMLRLERKRHLWLHQLLGLLCIYSSPPCAPEALCLLLTLAHSSEELGLAVQLHAVLSSSMQGLAQAAVTRCVAQVHAGALTDKRALQLLQNLALIVQSEEGGMGREIGAALSEYLSDFGQLLLHSTPGVCEAACLLLCCCPLPSSLPPAQLHLLIRSSSYLLFHSMHIRSSTGISSASRLLLRLCKVYHAGKKAVLHQLVEGALHQGNSGLFGGHSSKQAAPKLEGASASLLENNSHLGSTVDFSGSVWSVFHAGVIGSGLKPEEKSRQSGQVECTENTQSLLSLLCSCCAKNGEENGQLITLDPEAAKTLAVTITECACPDVTNSELSWPSEEHARTTVQRDLLIYTCFRNNPLLFQLLHLVAQGRPALCYCSVLLRGLLATLLAHWEASRELTSAGSPWHLMASSELVSCMGEGQLLPPALANMQEMFSLLAPYEVRLLLLSVWDFVRENGPFPQRFVFQAGKGIFSRDFTREGDPAKYMGIVHSVLHRNIDRLGLLSGRFQL, encoded by the exons ATGATTTCTTCGCAGCCCCAgggggtcactccccagctcag CCCACAGGAGCTCTCCCTACAGATAAAGTCATTTCTAACTGGCTCAGACCCCCAGCACGGCCAGAAACTAAGCCTACGTGACCACGCCAGATGCTCGCTGCTGCTATTACGATGCCTTCCTCCTGCACGCCATGCTGTACTGGAGCATCTGCGATCCGTTTTCCATGACAGTGTCTCATCATTCTTAAATGAGAGGGACTCTCAAGACTGCCTTCCACAGTCGTCATCCTCTCAGCGGAGAGCACCGCCACCTCCACCATCTACCCCAGGTCTGGATGAAGTGACCAAGGAAGTACATAAGGTATTAGAGGAGTTCATAAAGCTGAATCCCCGGGCATGGGCACCTCTCATTTCTGCTTGGTCTATTGAGCTCATGGGACAGTTAAGCAGCAAGCATTCAAATAGACAGGGCATGCCACACTCCACAAGCCTCAATGAACTGTTACAACTCTGGATGTCCTGTGGAGCCACCCGTGTGCTTATGGACATCTACACCCTTTGTCTGTCTACTATGATTGACAGCTGCCCGGATGCGTGTGTAGATGCTCTGTTGGATACCTCCGTACAACACTCTCCACACTTCGACTGGGTGGTAGCTCACATCGGGAATTCTTTTCCAAGCACCATAATAAGTAGAGTGTTGTCATGCGGCCTGAAGGATTTTTGCGCACACAGCTCGATGTCTGAAACTCCTGAGAAGCGAGTGCCAAAGTTGGGGTCTGTGGTTGGCATTCTTGGCCATTTAAGCTCACGTCATGGGAATAGCATCCGCCAGGAGATTCTCAGGATGTTTCACGAAAGCTTGCGGCCCGGGAGCAAGCAGCAGAGGGCAACATTACCTTACCTCTTACAGCTTGTAGCTTTGTCACCATCCTTGTTGGGAACCGTATGCCAGGACTTAGTGGACTCTTTGAAGCCGTCCACGTTGGCCCAGCTACAGCAGCACTGTTCTACACTTCCGCGAGATGAATTGGACAATATGCTGAATCTATGTATCCACCTGGCGTGTCAGACATCCACTGGTGCCCCACGGCTGCTGCGTTTTCTTTTGGATACAGCAATGCCAGCCTCCGTTATAACAACACCAGGGCTTGCAGTGCACGACTCTGTGCGAGAAGCTTGTGATCGTATTGTCAGGCTTCTGCTACTCAGCCTTCAGAAACAAGTCTATGGAAGGACCGGAGGAAGAGCATCGTCTGATGCTCCGCCAAAAGCTGTGCCGTTCCTGGATGCAATGAGGGGATATTTGCCAGAACTGTGTGCTGAAATGCTTCGCTTAGAAAGGAAACGCCATCTATGGCTTCATCAGCTCCTGGGtctactgtgtatatacagtagtccCCCATGTGCTCCAGAAGCGCTGTGCCTGTTACTAACCCTGGCCCACAGTTCAGAGGAGTTGGGCCTGGCAGTCCAGCTTCATGCTGTGCTGTCCTCTTCTATGCAGGGTTTGGCTCAAGCTGCAGTTACACGTTGTGTGGCTCAGGTCCATGCCGGTGCCCTGACAGATAAGAGAGcgcttcagctgctgcagaatctggCACTGATTGTTCAGAGTGAAGAAGGTGGCATGGGTAGGGAGATAGGTGCGGCACTTTCAGAGTACTTGTCTGACTTTGGTCAACTTCTATTGCACAGCACTCCTGGAGTGTGTGAAGCTGCCTGCCTGCTACTGTGCTGCTGCCCTTTGCCTTCATCTCTGCCTCCTGCCCAGCTCCATCTTCTTATTCGCTCATCTTCCTACCTCTTGTTCCACTCCATGCATATACGCAGTAGCACTGGGATAAGCAGTGCTTCCCGTCTGCTCCTAAGACTCTGTAAAGTGTATCATGCTGGTAAGAAAGCAGTATTACACCAGCTAGTAGAGGGGGCTCTGCACCAGGGAAATTCTGGCCTCTTTGGGGGTCACAGCTCCAAGCAAGCCGCTCCAAAGTTAGAAGGAGCATCTGCCTCTCTGTTGGAGAACAACAGCCATCTTGGCTCCACTGTTGACTTCTCGGGAAGTGTGTGGTCTGTCTTTCATGCTGGAGTCATTGGCTCAGGGCTGAAACCAGAAGAAAAATCTAGACAAAGTGGGCAGGTAGAATGCACAGAAAATACTCAGAGCTTGCTCTCCCTCCTATGCTCGTGCTGCGCCaaaaatggagaagaaaatggtCAGCTGATCACGCTGGATCCAGAGGCTGCCAAGACGCTGGCAGTAACAATAACTGAATGTGCTTGCCCTGACGTGACAAACAGCGAGTTGTCTTGGCCTTCTGAAGAGCATGCCCGAACAACGGTGCAAAGAGACTTGCTGATATATACTTGCTTCCGGAATAACCCATTACTTTTCCAGCTCCTCCATCTAGTTGCACAGGGTCGCCCTGCTCTTTGCTATTGCTCAGTTCTGCTTAGAGGTCTTCTAGCAACGCTATTGGCGCACTGGGAGGCATCGCGTGAGCTGACCTCTGCGGGCTCACCTTGGCACCTCATGGCATCTAGTGAGTTAGTGTCTTGCATGGGCGAAGGACAGTTACTCCCTCCTGCACTTGCAAACATGCAAGAGATGTTCTCCCTGCTTGCTCCATATGAGGTCCGTCTGCTTCTTCTCAGCGTCTGGGACTTTGTTCGGGAAAATGGGCCATTCCCCCAGAGGTTTGTGTTTCAGGCAGGCAAAGGAATATTCAGCAGAGACTTCACTCGAGAAGGTGATCCTGCCAAATACATGGGGATTGTACACAGCGTTTTACACCGCAACATTGACCGCCTTGGGCTGTTATCTGGAAGGTTCCAGTTGTGA